Below is a window of Undibacterium sp. YM2 DNA.
TCGCAGCTTATCTGGCACCATCCAATTTAAGAACTGTGCATGATCCCCTGGTCATGGGTGATTTATTCATACCGCGCTGGTTACCGGTATGGATGCGTCACTGGCTCTGGACTTATGCAGATAAAAATTTTGTTGATCCGGTAGCAGTACCGATGGTCAATCAGGCCAGGCTGGCCAGGAATCTGCCACCGATTACCAGCCTCGCACCGTATATGTATGCAGTACCAGACCTGAGCATCAGTTTTTTCCCAGAATGGTTTGCCGCAGTACAGCCAGACTGGCCAGCAACCATGGTCTTGGGAGAATTCCAGCTCTATGACAGCAGCCCTGATGCAGACTTATCCACAGAGCTCGAAGAATTTCTGACCTCAGGGCCTGCACCTGTGATATTTACTCCAGGTTCAGGGAATATACAGGCCAGCCATTATTTTAAATGTGCACAGCAGGCAGTGCAAAAACTGGGTTTGCGCGCGATATTCCTGAGTACTCACCGTGAACAGATCGCCTCTGCTCTACCGGCTGACATACTCTGGCAAAGTTATCTGCCACTGCGCACTATACTTCCGCGTGCATCAGCCTTGGTACACCATGGCGGCATAGGTACGACAGCAGAAGCGTTAAGAGCCGGTGCACCGCAATTGCTGACACCGCTGGCTTTTGACCAGTTCGACAATGCTGCGCGTGTAAAAAATCTGGGTGCAGGTCATTTTCTGCGTATGTCACGCCTGACTGCAGGTAAATTGGCGCGCAGCCTGTCACAACTGCTGGGCTCTGCATCAATCAAAACCAATTGCGTGCTCCTTGCTCAGAAATTCAAAAAAACTGGCTATGCAGATTCTTTGTGCGATGCAATTGAAGCAGTAGAATTAAAACAGAAACTATAAATTCCGGCTCCAGGCACAGTTTCCAAATAGCGTTAAATTTAAATAGCCAAACTTATCCACAGCTTATTATTGTCTATAGGTTTTCTTATGCACGATTTCAAGTGGTCAGATACAGAAAAGAAAGTCGCAAGGGCGGCGTATGACAACGCATTGCAAAAAGAATTGGCAGCGATCATGGTGAGATTTAAAGAACTTGCCAATGCTGTCAACTCTCCTCATGAGTTATGGGAAATAGAAGCCTATCTACAGAAAGCCAGGAAGAGAATAGATGCAAAGTATGATTATCGTTATTCACGATTACCATTATTGCTGGCTCAACTCGTTTTTCAAAACCTGGTCAAACGTGAAGACTTACAAAAACTGTCGCAAGACAAGCTGGAAATCATAGACAGCCTGTTAGAGAAAGATAGAAATTATTTTTATGAAAACGATGAATAATCGATAAAAATTCATTTCCGGTTACACAAGCAAGCATCTCTGCATCCATTTAAAACGCGAATACTTAGCGTAACCTGTAAAAAAACAAATATCCAAAAAATACGCAAAGCCACGTCCTGCTTGGCTCGCAAGACAGTTTCATGTTGCTAAAATTACGCGACTATTCGACCAGAGTGAAGACTTTTATCATATCCAGCATCAATCACACGATTATGTCTGGAGTTTTTTATGTCTTTATCTTCTCAATCTTCACCACCATTGTCTGCAGCACCCGCAGCCGCTGGTGGCAGTGTTTTTCTGAAATTGCTGCCGCTGACACTGGCCGTTTTTATCGGCTTTTTGACCATGGGTATGCAGCTACCCGTTTTGCCCTTATACCTGCATAACAGCCTGGGCATGAGCACCCTGGTCGTAGGCCTGGTCATCGGTGCACAATTTACCGTCGCCCTGCTGTCACGTGCCTGGGCTGGCAATTTTGCCGATATGCGTGGTACCAAACGGGCAGTACTCACTGGCGCCGTGATTATTGCCAGCTCAGGCCTGGTGTATCTGGCATCGCTGCCCTTTGTTGCTACACCTGTGGTATCGGTATGGATATTGCTGGCTGGCCGTGTCTTGCTGGCGATAGGTGAGAGCCTGATGGTTACAGGAGCCCTGGGCTGGGGTATAGGCCTGGTCGGGCCGCAAAATGCAGGCAAGGTCATGGCCTGGGTAGGCATCGCCATTTATGGAGCATTTGCCTTCGGTGCACCCGCTGGTGTGGCCATCCATGCACAATTGGGATTTGCCGGCATAGGTATTGCGACTATCAGCATGCCGGTAGTGGCGTTGCTGGTCGCTTTATATATACCTGCCATCCCACCGACAGCTACGACCCGCCTGCCGTTTTACAAGGTATTGAGTACCGTCATGGTACCCGGCCTGGGCCTGGCTCTCGCCAGCATAGGTTTTGGTGTGATCACGGCTTTTTCTGCCTTGTTGTTTGCGGCAAAAAACTGGGGTAATTCTTCGCTTGCATTTACCTTCTTTGGGGTGGCTTTCATCGGTGCCAGGATATTATTTGGTCATTTGCCAGACAAGCTCGGTGGTGCCAGGGTCGCATTCGTCAATGTCGTGGTAGAAGCTGCAGGGCTATTGTTGATCTGGTGGGCTGATACGTCCAGCATGGCTTATATAGGTGTTGCCCTGACAGGCTTTGGCTATTCACTGGCCTTCCCCGGCTTTGGTGTAGAAGCTGCGCGCCGTGCCCCACCGCAAAGCCGCAGCGTCGCCATGGGTGCCTATGTCGCTTTTCTCGATATGTCGCTGGGCATAGTCAGTCCATTGGCAGGTTTTATCGCCGGGCATTGGGGAGTTGATGCTGTTTTTCTGGCAGCCAGCGTGGCAGTTGCTTTGTCTTTACTGGTGGCTGTGCGTTTGCTGGGAAAAGCATCTGCAAGTGTATAAGGTATTTAAATTTTGTAGGGTGCACCATTTGCACCCCACAAAATAGGTACTACATCAATTGATCAGGTTTTCATGAAGCCTGATCAATTTCCTTTTTGCTTTTGACGCTGCTCAGGTAAACACAAAACATATCTGCCATGGCATCCGCATAGTCATCTATCCTGTCAGTTGGATAGCCATTTGCCGACACATGTTCACCAGCACTGCTGAGCGTGGTGGAAATCAGTTCTTCAACGATGGAACGTGTCGCTGCTGTTGCCGTGGGCAGCAATTCCTCAATAAATACCTGCACGGTCTGATCCCAGTATTGCCATGCTTCCTGCGCTTCAGGATCATCGTTATACTGCGGGGCGATATCGGTCAGGGCACTGCGCATCTGGGCTTCTTCACATTCGGAACGAATGAAAGCATGCACGAGAGTGCGCAAGCGCTCCAGAGGTGCCTGCTGGGTATCCTGCAATATCTCGCGCAACATGCCGCCAGTCTGCCGCCATTCATCACTTTGCAGGCGGAACAGGATGGCCGCCTTGTTGGGAAAATACTGATACACAGAACCCACGCTGACACCCGCTCTTTCGGCCACCCGCGCCGTAGTAAATTTTTGTGCGCCTTCACGCTGCAAAACCTGGAGAGCAGCTTCCAGTATGGTTGCGACCAGATCAGCCGAGCGGCTTTGCTGGGGCCGCTTTCTTGAAGAAATAAAAGGGGTTTGAGGTTTACTCATGAGTATAAGAAAGGAGATCCAAATCAATACTTGAGATCATACGCGCTATATCTTTCCGCCATGAAAAAAGCTCCTGGTCTCAGGAGCTTTTTTTACTTGCGACAGGACAGGAAACGATCAGGTTGCCAGTGTCATCAAACTTGCATTACCACCGGCAGCCGTGGTATTCACACACAGTGCCCGTTCAGCCATCAGACGCCACAAAGGTATTTCTGCATGATCATGTGTTTCAACAACGGAGACAATCGCATCATCAAGCCCGGCAAACAGCAGCTTGTAATGTGACAGCAAGCCACCTTCCACCAGGGCCAGCTGGGCACCACATTGTTCAGCTTCGGCAGCAATGATGAGCTTGCTGACTTCAACTGGCAAACCGGCAGGCAGGATAGCCATGGTTTGTGCAGGCAGCACTGGCAGGTTGCCAGTGGCCAGTGTTGCCGCCAGTTGGTTGACGAGGCAATTGACTGTCGTTGCTGCGCAAAAGATACGGCCACGTGGTGCAAACGACAGGGTATTGCGTTCGCCGGTAGGGCCAGGCAATACCTGGGTCACTTTGTAAGGACTGTTGTGGGCATAATGTTCACCGAGTTCGGCAATTTTTTGATGGCCCTGTTTTTGTGCCCAGACCAGCAAGGCTTCCAGCGCTGGTGGTGACTGGCGTTCATACACGGTATGTCCACCCAGGCCGGTGACAGGTGTGCGTTGCAGGCGTTTCAGGTAGAGCGGGCCACCAGCTTTGGGGCCGGTACCGGATTTGCCTTCGCCACCAAAGGGTTGCACCCCCACCACCGCACCAACGATATTGCGGTTCACATAGATATTGCCGACATGGGCGCGGGAAATGATGAAATCGATGGTTTCATCAATGCGGGTATGGATGCCCAGGGTCAGGCCAAAACCGGTGCCATTGATCTGGTCTATCAATGCAGGCAGGTCATTGCGCTTGTAACGCAAGACATGCAATACCGGGCCGAAGACTTCTTTTTTCAAATCAGCCAGATTGGCAATTTCCAGGACGGTAGGTGCTACAAAAGTACCGGCACGACAAGTGGCTGCCAGGTCCAGCGTGTAGAAGGACTTGGCCTTGCCACGCATGCCATTGATATGGCTCATCAGATTGTTTTGTGCTTCGGCATCGATGACAGGGCCTATATCAATGGCCAGGCGGTCTGGTTGGCCTATGCGCAATTCCTGCATGGCACCGTGCAGCATTTCTATGGTCTTGTCAGCGATATCTTCTTGCAGGCACAGTACGCGCAGGGCCGAGCAACGCTGGCCGGCACTGTCAAAAGCAGATGACAGCACATCATTGACGACTTGCTCAGGCAAGGCACTGCTGTCAACGATCATGGCATTCTGGCCACCGGTCTCTGCAATCAGCGGTATATCTATGCCCTCTGCCACAGCGCGTTTTGCCAGTGTGCGGTTGATGATTTGTGCGACTTCGGTAGAACCAGTAAAAATCACACCCTTGACGCGGTGATCTGCCACCAGTTGCGCACCAACGACTTCACCTGTGCCTGGCAAGAATTGCAGGGCACCACGCGGCACACCAGCTTCATGCATCAGCTGTATGGCGCGGTAAGCGATCAACGGGGTTTGTTCTGCTGGTTTGGCCAGCACGACGTTACCAGCGGCCAGCGCTGCGCTGACTTCACCAATGAAGATGGCCAGCGGGAAATTCCATGGGCTGATACAGACGACCGGACCCAGCGCCTGGGTATTTGCCTGGCTCTCTACCTGGGCGGCGTAATAACGCAAAAAGTCTACTGCTTCGCGTACTTCTGCCAAGGCATTCGGCAGGGATTTACCAGCTTCACGTATCGCCAGCGCCATGAAATCCAGGGTTTGCGCTTCCAGCAAATCAGCAGCTTTCTTCAGGGTGGCGGCACGTTCTACCGGCGCTGTGGTTTGCCAGTCCATCGCATATTGTTCTGCCGCGTGCAGGGCAGTTTGCACATCCTGGGCATCGGCTTCGATGACTTCACCAACGACATCCAGTTGGTTCGCCGGGTTATTCACAGGGCGCGCCTGAGTAGCAGATACCTGGCCATGCAGGATGGGCGCCGCTGTCAAAGACTGCTGGCTGCTTTCGGCAAAGTGAGCACTGATTTTTTGCAATTCCAGTTCATTCGAAAAATCCAGGCCAGCAGAATTTTTTCTTTCCTTGCCAAACAAATCCTTGGGCAAGGCAATCGCCGCATGCGGCGCACCACCGAGTTCACGCGAGACGGCTATAGGGTCAGCCAGCATGGATTCTATCGATACGCTTTCATCAACAATCTGGTTGACGAAGGACGAGTTCGCACCATTTTCCAGCAGACGGCGTACCAGGTAAGCCAGCAGGGTCTGGTGGGAGCCTACCGGGGCGTAGATGCGGCAAGGCTTGTCCAGCTTGTCTTTGCCCACGACCTGGTCATACAAGGTCTCACCCATGCCATGCAGGCACTGGAATTCATAATCAGTGATGCCGGCTTTTTGTGCCCAGGTATAGATGGTCGATAAAGTCAGGGCATTGTGGGTGGCGAACTGTGGATAAATCACATCAGTCGCTGCCAGCAGTTTTTGTGCACAAGTCAGATAAGACAAATCGGTATACACCTTGCGTGTATACACCGGGAAGCCACTCATGCCATCGACTTGTGAACGCTTGATTTCTGCATCCCAGTAAGCACCCTTGACCAGGCGTATCATGAACTTGCTGCCACTGCGGCGCGCCAGGTCAACCAGATAATCAATCACAAACGGGCAACGCTTTTGGTAACCCTGTACGACGAAACCTATACCTTCAAAACCTTTGAGGTCGGCATCAAAGGCCAGTGCTTCCATCAGGTCCAGCGACAATTCCAGCCTGTCGGTTTCTTCTGCATCAATGTTCAGACCGATATTGTATTGCTTGGCCAACACCAGTAATTTTTTCAGCAGCGGCAACAGTTCAGTCATCGTGCGCTCACGCTGGGCGCGTGAATAGCGCGGATGCAGGGCAGACAGTTTGACGGAAATACCAGGGCCATTCTTGATGCCACGGCCATTCGAGGCCTTGCCTATCGCATGGATGGCAGTTTCATAGGCTTTGTAATAGAAGGCGGCATCCTTGGCAGTCAGCGCCGCTTCACCCAGCATGTCATACGAATAGCGGTAGCCGCGTTTTTCATTGTCCTGGCTGTTTTTCAGGGCTTCTTCTATGGTCTGGCCAGTGACGAACTGGTTGCCCAGCATGCGCATGGCCATATCGACGCCTTTGCGTATCAGTGGCTCACCACCCTTGGCGATCAAGCGTGTCAGGGCAGAACCCAGGCTTTGTTCGCTATTCGTACTGACCAGCTTGCCCGTCACCAGCAAGCCCCAGGTCGCGGCATTGACGAACAGCGACGGTGATTCACCCAGATGCTTGCGCCAGTCACCCTTGCTGATCTTGTCGGCGATCAGGCGGTCAGCGGTTTGATGATCGGGGATGCGCAACAAAGCCTCGGCCAGGCACATCAGGGCCACACCTTCTTCTGAGGACAAAGAGAATTCATGCATCAGGGCATCAACACCAGAAGCGCGGGTGCGTTGCTGGCGCACATTGCTGACCAGGCGGTGTGCCAGTTCTGCAACACTCTTTTGCTGGTCCTCATGGGCATTTACATTGCCGAGCAGCCATTGCACCGCATCTGGCTCGGATCGGCGGTATGCTTCGGTAATGGCAGTTCTGAGAGGGCTGGCAGGGGGAAGGAGCTCTGCTTGCAGGGCAGAAAAAGGCTGGTTATTGGCTGGCACGGTGATCGCAATCATATAAAAATAATCAAAACAAATATGATTTCATTGTATAGATGCTCTTCGATGATTAATTCTGGAAATCAGAACATATATCGAAATTTTCTTTTTTGTGAGAAAATTATGCCGAATATTATTAATCACCACACTGACGATTTTTGACTTCTTATGCTCGACAAAATCAGTAAAAGAATTCTGGCCGAATTGCAAAACGATGGCCGTATCAGTAATGTAGAATTGGCAACAAGGGTAAACCTTTCTCCCGCTGCCTGTCTGGAACGCGTGCGCAAGCTGCAAGAGTCCGGCTACATACTGGGATACACAGCCCAGCTCAATCCGCATCTGCTAGATGTGGCCCTGCTGGTGTTCATAGAAGTTGTGCTCGACCGCACGACCCCAGACGTGTTCGACGCTTTCCGGCGTGGCGTACAAGCCATCCCTGAAGTGCTCGAATGTCACATGGTGGCCGGTGGTTTTGATTATCTTGTCAAGGCGCGTGTCAAAGACATGAATGCCTACCGCGACTTTTTGGGCAAATCCCTGCTGCAATTAAACGGTGTGCGTGAAACGCATACCTATGCAGTGATGGAAGAAGTTAAAAATACCAGTTGCCTGCCGATTAAATAGGCATTTGATTACTGGCGTTTTTCAGGCACTTTGGGATTTATCCAGAGCCTGGCTTTCATGCCGCATTTCTCGAGGATGCGGCATGTTTTCATTTGCGCGCCTGATTCATTATCAATGCTTGCCCGACAGCGCCAGTTTGATACCAAAAGAAACAAACATCAAACCAATGAAGCGGTTCAGCCACAGCGTGACAGCCTGATTGACGCGCATGCGCTGTCTGGCAAATGCAGTCGAGATAGCGAGGAAGTGGCACCACAACATGCCATTAAAATTGAAAATGCAACCCAGCACGATCAAGGCCAAAGGCTTGTTGCTGGCATCAGCTGCAATAAATTGCGGCACGAAAGCCAGAAAGAAAATCGCCACTTTGGGGTTCAGGATATTCGTCAAAAACCCCTGCATGAAAATCTTGCGGTGGCTGAGTACCGGCAGGCTGGCTTTGGCCTCTGTGTCCGCTTGCGTTTGTTCAGCAGATTTTGCCTTGCTAAACAGCATGGATGCACCTATATACAATAGATAAGCCGCACCAGCCAGTTTAACGATAGTGAAGGCCATGGCAGAAGTCGCCAGCAAAGCCGACAAACCCAGTGCCGCCGCCATGATATGTACCAGCGTACCCGCACCTATGCCCAGCGCTGCCGCCGAACCCGCACGCCAGCCCTGCGTCGCGCTGCGTGTCATGATGAGGATGGAATCGGGGCCGGGGGCGATATTGAGCAAGATACCGGCAATGATGAACTGGACGAGGTCTTGTGTGCCTAACATGGATACTCCTGAGTGGGATGGGGCGAACAAGAACTCAATTATACTGATAATCAACCAAGCACTTTGTACACTGTTTGTCCCATGACCGCTTATTCAACCATGAAATCGTTCTGGCAAAACTTATCCCCGTTCTGGAAAACCCTGGCTATCTGCCTAATGGTGGAAACGGGCTTGTTTGCTGGCCTGATGATAATCAGTCATTCACTGGCGCTGACGCTGATCGTGCAGATCGTGGTGTTGGGGCCTGCCAGTATCTTTCTTGCACCTGCCATTTACAGAAAAAACAAGAAACCCGCCAGAGGTAAAAGGTTTTCACTATCAAGATGAATAAAATGAACTACGACTGGGTTTGCCATGCCTGCGCAGCAGAAAACAGCAAATCCGTACTGCAATGCCAGGCTTGTGGCTGTGCTGCTTTTGCCAGTGTCAACGAGATGGAAGTGCATGCACAGGGCCAGCGTAAAATTGATTTGCAGATATCGCGCGAACTGGCGATGACCGTACTGTTTTGGGCTTTGATAGGCGGCATAGCGTTTTTCTTCAAATTGGCGGCATAGATGTGCAATGGGCGTTTTGTGCCTGCGCAATAGACCGCGGCCCAAAATGTTGCATAATGTCGCTTTTAGCGCGCATTTTCGTCGCATTTCATCTAAATATCGAAAAATAAAAGCTTACACCGGGTCCGGTGTGCGCTGGCCGCTAACTTGTTCAATTTCTTCAGCATTTCATGTCTAACTCTGCGCAAACAGCAACAACTCCCGACTTATCCACAGTGCAAACCCTGGCAGAATTATTTGCCTGGCGGGTAGCACAAACTCCTCATGCCGAAGCCTACCGGCAATTCGATGATGCACAGGGACTGTGGATATCTTATTCGTGGCAACAGACGCAAGAGCGGGTACTGGGTTTTATCAAGGCCTTGTCACCGCTGGCACTCGAGCACAGTTCCCGTATTGCCATCCTGTTGCCAAATGGCTTGCATGCAGTCTGCATGGACCAGGCCGTGCAGGCTTGCGGCTTTGTACCTGTGCCCATGCATGCGCTGGATAACCCGGCCAGTATTGCCTATATCCTTAGCGACAGCGATGCTGCATTTTTAATCGCGGCAAGCGACAGGCAATGGAAAGATATCGCCAGTGCCGGCCTGGAATTGCCAGCCCTGCGCCAGGTGGTTGTGCTGGAAAAAGAGCTAGATGCCGCAGCCTTGCCAGCCAATGTCCCGGTCGTACAAATCGACGAATGGCTGGCCAGCGCAGCACATCTGCAAGCCGCGGCAAAAGGCCCGGTAGCCGATGACCTGGCAGCCCTGGTCTATACCTCGGGCACAACAGGCAAACCCAAGGGCGTCATGCTGACGCACACCAATGTGGTGTCGAACGTCAAGGCAGTTGTCCACAGGGTGTCACCAGTTATTACGGATGTGTTTTTATCTTTCCTGCCCTTGTCGCATACCTTTGAGCGTACCGCCGGTTATTACCTGCCGATTGCGGCAGGTGCCTGCGTTGCCTTCTCGCGCTCGGTCAAGCAATTGCCGCAAGACTTGCTGGAAGTGCGGCCTACGATCCTGATTTCCGTCCCGCGTATTTATGAACGCGTGTATGGCGTGATCCAGACCAAACTGTCGGCATCCAAACTGCAGGCAAGTTTATTCAATCTCGCGATTGCCACTGGCTGGCGCCGCTTCAGCCGCGAACAGGGTTTGCTCAAGGGTGATGGCATGACAGCCTTGTTCGACAGCCTGCGCTGGCTGGTGCTGGAACCTTTGATTGCCAGCAAACTCAAGAACCAGTTTGGTGGCCGTTTGCGGGTGGCTGTCAGTGGTGGTGCCGCACTGTCGCAGGCAATTTCGCAATGCTTTCTGGGCCTCGGTATCCCTATCGTGCAGGGTTATGGCATGACTGAGACTGCACCTGTCGTCGCCTTCAATGCGCCCGATGATAATGACCCTGCTACCGTAGGCCGCGCCGTTGAAGGTGTGGAGGTGCGCATAGGTGAAAATGCAGAACTGCAGGTACGTGGCCCGAATGTCATGCGCGGCTACTGGAAGCGTGAAGAAGATACTGCCAAGACCTTTATTGATGGCTGGCTGCGTACCGGTGACCAGGCTTCCATCGTTGATGGCCGTGTGCGTATTCTTGGTCGCGTCAAGGAAATCATCGTCACCTCCACTGGTGAAAAAATCGCCCCGGTTGATCTGGAACTGGCGATCATGAATGATGCCGTGTTTGAGCAAGCCTATGCCTTTGGTGAGAATGCCCCCTTCATCGCCTGCGCCGTCGTGCTGAGCCGTGCTTACTGGCTGGAGCTGTCCACCTCGTTGGGCCT
It encodes the following:
- a CDS encoding TetR family transcriptional regulator; protein product: MSKPQTPFISSRKRPQQSRSADLVATILEAALQVLQREGAQKFTTARVAERAGVSVGSVYQYFPNKAAILFRLQSDEWRQTGGMLREILQDTQQAPLERLRTLVHAFIRSECEEAQMRSALTDIAPQYNDDPEAQEAWQYWDQTVQVFIEELLPTATAATRSIVEELISTTLSSAGEHVSANGYPTDRIDDYADAMADMFCVYLSSVKSKKEIDQAS
- a CDS encoding long-chain fatty acid--CoA ligase; the protein is MSNSAQTATTPDLSTVQTLAELFAWRVAQTPHAEAYRQFDDAQGLWISYSWQQTQERVLGFIKALSPLALEHSSRIAILLPNGLHAVCMDQAVQACGFVPVPMHALDNPASIAYILSDSDAAFLIAASDRQWKDIASAGLELPALRQVVVLEKELDAAALPANVPVVQIDEWLASAAHLQAAAKGPVADDLAALVYTSGTTGKPKGVMLTHTNVVSNVKAVVHRVSPVITDVFLSFLPLSHTFERTAGYYLPIAAGACVAFSRSVKQLPQDLLEVRPTILISVPRIYERVYGVIQTKLSASKLQASLFNLAIATGWRRFSREQGLLKGDGMTALFDSLRWLVLEPLIASKLKNQFGGRLRVAVSGGAALSQAISQCFLGLGIPIVQGYGMTETAPVVAFNAPDDNDPATVGRAVEGVEVRIGENAELQVRGPNVMRGYWKREEDTAKTFIDGWLRTGDQASIVDGRVRILGRVKEIIVTSTGEKIAPVDLELAIMNDAVFEQAYAFGENAPFIACAVVLSRAYWLELSTSLGLNPDDTASLKSPQAQKAVVQRIKALTKGFPYYAQPRAAILTLEPWTVENTLITPTLKLKRNNLLAHFAADIEAVYKR
- a CDS encoding glycosyltransferase; amino-acid sequence: MTDTRHFIFLGMGTLGDIFPFLSLATEMQRRGHRVTMLLSPVHARHAEMAGIAYEVLGRQEDYDAALRNPDMWNTRTGMAVVLASCKCVFTEIPDYFATLAPDQDCVLISHPLGLAAADLVRSFRPDIPIVAAYLAPSNLRTVHDPLVMGDLFIPRWLPVWMRHWLWTYADKNFVDPVAVPMVNQARLARNLPPITSLAPYMYAVPDLSISFFPEWFAAVQPDWPATMVLGEFQLYDSSPDADLSTELEEFLTSGPAPVIFTPGSGNIQASHYFKCAQQAVQKLGLRAIFLSTHREQIASALPADILWQSYLPLRTILPRASALVHHGGIGTTAEALRAGAPQLLTPLAFDQFDNAARVKNLGAGHFLRMSRLTAGKLARSLSQLLGSASIKTNCVLLAQKFKKTGYADSLCDAIEAVELKQKL
- a CDS encoding Lrp/AsnC ligand binding domain-containing protein; translated protein: MLDKISKRILAELQNDGRISNVELATRVNLSPAACLERVRKLQESGYILGYTAQLNPHLLDVALLVFIEVVLDRTTPDVFDAFRRGVQAIPEVLECHMVAGGFDYLVKARVKDMNAYRDFLGKSLLQLNGVRETHTYAVMEEVKNTSCLPIK
- the putA gene encoding trifunctional transcriptional regulator/proline dehydrogenase/L-glutamate gamma-semialdehyde dehydrogenase, which encodes MIAITVPANNQPFSALQAELLPPASPLRTAITEAYRRSEPDAVQWLLGNVNAHEDQQKSVAELAHRLVSNVRQQRTRASGVDALMHEFSLSSEEGVALMCLAEALLRIPDHQTADRLIADKISKGDWRKHLGESPSLFVNAATWGLLVTGKLVSTNSEQSLGSALTRLIAKGGEPLIRKGVDMAMRMLGNQFVTGQTIEEALKNSQDNEKRGYRYSYDMLGEAALTAKDAAFYYKAYETAIHAIGKASNGRGIKNGPGISVKLSALHPRYSRAQRERTMTELLPLLKKLLVLAKQYNIGLNIDAEETDRLELSLDLMEALAFDADLKGFEGIGFVVQGYQKRCPFVIDYLVDLARRSGSKFMIRLVKGAYWDAEIKRSQVDGMSGFPVYTRKVYTDLSYLTCAQKLLAATDVIYPQFATHNALTLSTIYTWAQKAGITDYEFQCLHGMGETLYDQVVGKDKLDKPCRIYAPVGSHQTLLAYLVRRLLENGANSSFVNQIVDESVSIESMLADPIAVSRELGGAPHAAIALPKDLFGKERKNSAGLDFSNELELQKISAHFAESSQQSLTAAPILHGQVSATQARPVNNPANQLDVVGEVIEADAQDVQTALHAAEQYAMDWQTTAPVERAATLKKAADLLEAQTLDFMALAIREAGKSLPNALAEVREAVDFLRYYAAQVESQANTQALGPVVCISPWNFPLAIFIGEVSAALAAGNVVLAKPAEQTPLIAYRAIQLMHEAGVPRGALQFLPGTGEVVGAQLVADHRVKGVIFTGSTEVAQIINRTLAKRAVAEGIDIPLIAETGGQNAMIVDSSALPEQVVNDVLSSAFDSAGQRCSALRVLCLQEDIADKTIEMLHGAMQELRIGQPDRLAIDIGPVIDAEAQNNLMSHINGMRGKAKSFYTLDLAATCRAGTFVAPTVLEIANLADLKKEVFGPVLHVLRYKRNDLPALIDQINGTGFGLTLGIHTRIDETIDFIISRAHVGNIYVNRNIVGAVVGVQPFGGEGKSGTGPKAGGPLYLKRLQRTPVTGLGGHTVYERQSPPALEALLVWAQKQGHQKIAELGEHYAHNSPYKVTQVLPGPTGERNTLSFAPRGRIFCAATTVNCLVNQLAATLATGNLPVLPAQTMAILPAGLPVEVSKLIIAAEAEQCGAQLALVEGGLLSHYKLLFAGLDDAIVSVVETHDHAEIPLWRLMAERALCVNTTAAGGNASLMTLAT
- a CDS encoding LysE family translocator, which codes for MLGTQDLVQFIIAGILLNIAPGPDSILIMTRSATQGWRAGSAAALGIGAGTLVHIMAAALGLSALLATSAMAFTIVKLAGAAYLLYIGASMLFSKAKSAEQTQADTEAKASLPVLSHRKIFMQGFLTNILNPKVAIFFLAFVPQFIAADASNKPLALIVLGCIFNFNGMLWCHFLAISTAFARQRMRVNQAVTLWLNRFIGLMFVSFGIKLALSGKH
- a CDS encoding arabinose transporter — encoded protein: MSLSSQSSPPLSAAPAAAGGSVFLKLLPLTLAVFIGFLTMGMQLPVLPLYLHNSLGMSTLVVGLVIGAQFTVALLSRAWAGNFADMRGTKRAVLTGAVIIASSGLVYLASLPFVATPVVSVWILLAGRVLLAIGESLMVTGALGWGIGLVGPQNAGKVMAWVGIAIYGAFAFGAPAGVAIHAQLGFAGIGIATISMPVVALLVALYIPAIPPTATTRLPFYKVLSTVMVPGLGLALASIGFGVITAFSALLFAAKNWGNSSLAFTFFGVAFIGARILFGHLPDKLGGARVAFVNVVVEAAGLLLIWWADTSSMAYIGVALTGFGYSLAFPGFGVEAARRAPPQSRSVAMGAYVAFLDMSLGIVSPLAGFIAGHWGVDAVFLAASVAVALSLLVAVRLLGKASASV